One genomic window of Acomys russatus chromosome 29, mAcoRus1.1, whole genome shotgun sequence includes the following:
- the Ubiad1 gene encoding ubiA prenyltransferase domain-containing protein 1 has protein sequence MAEVQALGEKISIQAGETTKVEDRDPLGSDWSEQDRLPHRSWRQKCASYVLALRPWSFSASLTPVALGSALAYRSQGVLDPRLLVGCAVAVLAVHGAGNLVNTYYDFSKGIDHKKSDDRTLVDRILEPQDVVRFGVFLYTLGCVCAACLYYLSSLKLEHLALIYFGGLSGSFLYTGGIGFKYVALGDLIILITFGPLAVMFAYAVQVGSLAIFPLVYAIPLALSTEAILHSNNTRDMESDREAGIVTLAILIGPTFSYVLYNTLLFLPYLVFSILAMHCSISLVLPLLTIPMAFSLERQFRSQAFNKLPQRTAKLNLLLGLFYVFGILLAPAGSLPRL, from the exons ATGGCTGAGGTGCAGGCACTGGGAGAGAAGATTAGTATCCAGGCAGGAGAGACGACCAAGGTCGAGGACAGGGACCCGCTGGGCAGCGACTGGTCCGAGCAGGACAGACTTCCACATCGATCCTGGAGACAGAAGTGCGCCTCCTATGTGTTGGCCCTGAGGCCCTGGAGCTTCAGTGCCTCTCTCACCCCTGTGGCCCTGGGCAGTGCCTTGGCCTACAGATCCCAGGGTGTCTTGGATCCTAGGTTGTTGGTGGGCTGTGCAGTGGCTGTCCTGGCTGTGCACGGGGCCGGCAATTTGGTCAACACTTACTATGACTTTTCCAAGGGCATTGACCACAAAAAGAGTGATGACAGGACTCTGGTGGACCGAATTTTGGAGCCCCAGGATGTTGTGCGATTTGGAGTCTTCCTCTACACCTTGGGCTGTGTCTGTGCCGCTTGCCTCTACTACCTGTCCTCTCTAAAACTGGAACACTTGGCTCTCATCTACTTTGGAGGCCTGTCTGGCTCCTTTCTCTACACAGGAG GAATTGGATTCAAATATGTGGCCCTGGGAGacctcatcatcctcatcacttTCGGCCCATTGGCTGTGATGTTCGCCTATGCTGTCCAGGTGGGGTCCTTGGCCATCTTCCCTCTAGTCTACGCCATCCCTCTGGCCCTCAGCACAGAGGCCATTCTCCATTCCAACAACACCAGGGACATGGAATCTGACCGGGAGGCTGGTATCGTCACGCTGGCCATCCTCATCGGGCCCACCTTCTCCTATGTGCTCTACAACACGCTGCTCTTTCTGCCCTACCTGGTCTTCAGCATCCTGGCCATGCACTGCAGCATTAGCCTGGTGCTGCCCCTGCTCACCATCCCCATGGCCTTCTCCCTTGAGAGGCAGTTCCGCAGCCAGGCTTTCAACAAGCTGCCCCAGAGGACAGCCAAGCTCAACCTCCTGCTGGGGCTTTTCTATGTCTTTGGCATCCTCCTGGCACCAGCAGGCAGCCTGCCCAGACTCTGA